ACAGGCTTGGATGTCTTCAGGTTCAGTGAAACCATCTCCCTGAGCTGTTGGCTTACGATTGGTACCAAACCACACCGGATAGACCACACCATCAGCATCGGGTTCGAGGCCGCCGCGTTCAAGATCAAACGGGTCCAGGCTCTTAATCTCAGCCTTGGTAGTCGGTTGATCCAGCTCTGCCATCAACGCGCGAAGACGACGTTCCAGGTTGGCACGGTCCGCCGCGTCGCTAGCCAGGCGTTGCAGGATTGTTTGTTCGAGTTGCATCGCGCCAGCGCGGTCACCAGCGCGGACAGCGGCTTCGAGTTGAGCGAAGAGTTCACCAAGTGTTAATTGTGTGGATGTTGGCGTTGACATGGTGATTCAGACTCTGTTGTAAGCTCCTGATTCCAGCTTGCGCTGGAATGACGAACGTGTCGCTACGTCATTCCGGGCGAGCGTAGCGAGACCCGGAATCCAGGAAGCTAAACCACAAACCAGTGCTGCATGCTCCTGGATGCCAGCCTTCGCTGGCATGACGAAGATCGACTCCGTAAATCCAGCGGGATTCACTCCTATAGCAAGCAATAAAAAAGGGTGGACATGTGACATGCCCACCCTCTCTTACTGGCTTTCTGCTGACCGCTAAAAGCTGACCGCTGACTCTTACTTATTCGCCAAAATCGTCACACACCCAACCGACCCCGGACCACCAAGGTTGTGCGCTAGACCAACTTCGGCATTCTTCACTTGCCGTGCGCCAGCTTTGTTCCACAAGTGCTGTGACACTTCGTAGATCATGCGGATGCCGGTAGCGCCGATCGGGTGACCGAATGACTTCAGACCACCGGAAGGATTGACGGGAATCTCGCCACCAATGGCAGCGCGGCCTTCTTCGACGTATCTCCAGCCTTCACCTTTCTTGGCAATGCCGAGGTCTTCGATGTTGAGAATTTCAGTGATGGTGAAGCAATCGTGGCATTCCACCAAGTCGATGTCCTTCACGGTCACACCAGCTTGCTCATACGCCGACTGCGCAGCTTGTGTCGTCGCCGGGAAGCCAGTGTAGGCAAATCCGGGTTTCAGATATGGCTCACCAGATGTGACAGCCAAGCCAACGCCCTTTACGAGCACTGGATCAGGACGGAATGACTTCGCAAGCTCAGATTTGCAAATGATGACTGCGGCTGCGCCGTCAGTGGTCGGGCAGCAATCGAACAAACCGAGTGGGCTACAGATTAGTGGTGCGCCGACCACCTGATCTTCAGTAACTTCCATCTGGAAGTGGGCTTTGGGGCTCATGGTGCCGTTGTGATGATTCTTCATCGCCACTTTGGCAAGCGCGCGTTTGTCGATGCCATAGGTTGAGAAATAACGGTTGGCGGCCATGGCGAACAGTGACGGAGCCGTCGTGCCGTAGCCAACGACTGGATGGTTGCCGAATGTGCCAAGACCACGCTGGCCGGAGTCACGCAACTTTTCAAAACCGAGCGCGAGCACGATGTCATACATACCAGAGGCAACTGCCATGCAGGCGTTGCGGAAGGCGTCCATACCTGACGCACAGTAGTTCTCGACACGGGTGATGGGAATATTGAACAGCTTCAATGGATCAGCCAGCGCGTTACCAGCATTAGCTGAGCTGAGCGTCCCAACCCAGGCGGCTTGAATCTGGCTGGGATCAATCTTGGCATCGGTGTACGCATCATAAGCCGCAGAGACAATCATGTCCTCGGCGCTCATGTCATAGTTTTCGCCGAATTTACTGCAGCCAGCTCCAATCACTGCCACTTTATCGCGAATATTCATTTCTCGGCCTCCTTGTTTTGAGGGTTGAGTAGCTCTTAGTTATTAGCTATCAGCTTTCAGCATACTCAGACAAGAGGCGTTCTTGCCTGAGAGCACTTTACGATTGCGTTTACCCTTAATCCCAGCCCTCGACCCTCACCCTAGCCCTCTCCCTGCCAGGGAGAGGGAACATTCGGGCAATGAGAACGAGTGAAAGAAATGACCAGAGTAACGTCAACTGAAAACTGACCACTGATAACTGACAACTTTCCTTTTCTACTTATTCACCGGTCGTGCTTTCCAAAAATAATTCTTCAGCCCATAGCCTTCATGATACTTGCGAAACGTCAATTCCAGCGGCATCCCGACTTGCACCCGTTCGGGTTCGCAATCGGTGAGTTGGACATAGACGCGACCGCCACCATCGAGATCAACCACAACGTGGGTTGTCGGTGGATCTGGGGTCTCGGTCAGATAATCATGCGTGAAAGTAAAAACCGATCCTTTGCGTGGTAACTTCACCTCTTGTAACCCATCACGGTAGCCACATTCGATACAAATACGATGAATCGGGAATTGGATGGTGCCACACTTCGGACACTTACCACCATGCAGTGGCAGAATTTCTTTCTGATCGCGCAACAACACGACCGGCGTGGACACGTCCGTGGTCGTGTAATCTTTCTTCATCAACTTCCGGAAGCGCGCGTATTTTCCGTACGATGGTAAGGTACGTTTGATCTCGATCTGCGAATAGACACTACGGACCGCCTTAAATCCGGCAATTGCGTCAGTGACTCGGAAGACTGCGGCATCACCGCCGTCACCATAGCCAACCGCCAGAATGAGGTCACCAGGTTTGGCACGTTCGAGCACTGCAGCTAACAACACCAGCGGTTGCGCTGTCCCAGCATCACCAATGGTATTCCAGAAGGTATCTTGTACTTGCGACTTGGCATCCAAGCCGAGACCTTTCAACACCGATTGCAGTACTCGCTGACTCGGTGCGGCGATTGCAGCATTGGCGAGATCTTTTGCCGTCAGGTTGCACTTTTTCAGTACACCTTGGACCGAAGCGGCAATGAAGCGGTTGTAACCAAATTTAGTTTCGAAGCCACCTGGGAACGACTTCAAGTAATCCTGCTCTTCGGTACGCCAGGTACCAAGAAATTCTTGGCTGATGGTGTAGGTACCGACCACTTCAGCAATGACGTTCTCAGTACCAACCAAAATCGCACCACCGGCATCACCGAACGTTTGCTCCTGTTGCGAATCGGGTTCGCCCATACGCGAGTCACCGGCACAGACCAGGATATTTTTCCCAGGTGTGACGAGGTCCAGCGCGGTCAGCAACGCGGACGTACCAGCCCGCAACGAATCGGTAAAATCGATCGTGCGGATCTCTTCACTTGCTTCTAAGACTGTCGCTACTGTCACCGCTGCTTGTTTCTCACGATACGGAGACGTAGTTGACGCAAAGAAGACTCCAGCCAGCGATTTGGGATCACGGCTACCAAACGCATCAACCGCAGCATTCACTGCTAACGTCAAACTATCTTCATCAAAATTCGCAACCGTACGCTCTCCACCAAGCGAAGGAATCCCCCACTCTTTCGCCATGATCTCACGCGGGAGGCGATAGTTAGGAACATACGTACCAAAGGAAACGATACCTGCCATTTGCTACCTCCTAGAATGTCTCAAGCAGTCCCAAGCCAGTCTCCAATCGAGTCTCGAACCAGTCTCGGACAAATCTCCAATAAGTCCCGGACAAGTCTAAGATAGAGTAGAAGTTAAGAACGACACCTTAAATAGGAGACGAAACTCCCAATGAGGAGAGAGGTCTCATGTCCTAATTGGTACAGTCGTTCAAAATCATTCTTCTCAATATATCCGACGTCAAGTGCAACGTAGAGAAGCGATTGCACTTCCATCGCAGAGCCTCGCGCCACGTCGAGGAAATGCGCGAAATCTTTATCACTGGTTCTGGCAAATCCTTCGGCGACATTGCTCATAGAGGAAACAGCCGCACGACAAAGTTGATCTCTCAGCCCAAAATCCCGACTCAATGGTCCTTCAGAGCGCAATTTGTATACTTCTCGTACAAGCTCCCGAGCTTTTTGCCACGCTTGCACGTCCTCAAAGCGCCCTATCGTTGCCACTTTGTGTCCCCAGACCCGTTTTCAACTTGTTCGTGACTTTTTTGAGACTTGTTTTGACTTGCCCGAGACTTACCTTTGACTTGCCCGAGACTTGCCTTCACTAATTCAGTTTACTCCACGGAATCCCAGCACTCGTGGCACATCCATCAACTTGCAAGTTGGCCCCGCTAATATAACTTGCCGCGTCAGACGCAAAAAACACACATGGCCAGGCGACCTCACGCCCTGTGCCAAACCGTTTGAGTGCAGTCGCACCAGTGGCTTTATCCTGTAACTCCTTGGTTGGCCACAACACTTCCATCACTCCTGGTGTCTCAATGGGACCAGGAGAAATACAATTCACACGAATATTGTATGGTGCCCATTCAATTGCCAGTGAACGCGTGAGATTGATGATCCCTGCTTTGGCTGCACCATAGTGGCTCATGCTCGCAGCCCCTCCGACCCCGGAGTCAGAAGAAATGTTGATGATATTGCCGCCAGTCTTTTTTTCCATCATTACTTTGGCAGCCGCGCGCGAGAAATTAAACGTGCCATTCAAGTTGATCGCGACAATTGTCGCGAAGCCATTGGGAGAAATGTCATGCGCATGGGCAACGAAACTAGCGCCTGCATTGTTGATCAGCACGTCAATACGACCCCACAAATCCACCGCTTTCTTCACCACGGCTTCGACTTGATCATTCTGCCGCACATCACAGACCATCGCTTCAATCGTGCCACCAGCTTTACGAATCCCCTCAGCAACCGGGCCAAGGTGATCCATCGTACGGCTGGTCACCAGCACTTTCGCACCACGTTGGCAAAACTCACTGGCAATATCGGCCCCAATTCCGGTACCACCGCCGGTGACAATAGTTACCCTTCCACTAATATCGAATGCATCAGGCATCTTTTGTTCCTTCGTCACAAAACAATAATGAGTGAAAAATGATGAGTAATAAGGAAAAACATTTCTCACTCATTACTTGTTACTCATTACTCGTTCCTCTCTTCGCTATCCCATACTCGGCAGCCAGGTCTTGCCACCATCAGAGGTCCGCAATATTGTCCCATAGCCACCGACAATCCAACCATTATTCTCATCAAAGAAATCAATCGAACGAAGCCATGTGACTGAGCGCACCCCAAGTGATGCGGGCTGCCATTCGCCGTTGTTCAGCCGTAACACGCGGCCAGCGGCGCCAACAATCCAACCATCGCCAGTGCCAACCCATCGCGGAGCAAAGAGTTGGTCAGTTGAGGATTTGCCGAGTTCGAGTCCAGTAAAGGCCCAGGTCTTTCCAGCATCGGTGGTTTTAGCGATTCTCCCTTCCAACCCGACTACAATTCCTTCTGTCGCACTCCGGAAACGTACCCCGAACCAGGTCGGCAGATTCAGGGCATCAGTGAACCCAGCTTGTCCGAGCAAGGTGTTTTGCTGTTCAACCCAATTCACACCACCATCGGTCGATTGATAGATCTTGCCAAACTCTCCGACCATCCAACCAGTTTTGTCGCCAACAAAGTGAACATCAAAGAGCGTGGGATCTGTCATCGCCAAGGTTGCATCGTCACTCACGCCTTCCAGGGATACCTCAATTCGCCCTTCCTGCCAGGTCGCACCACCATCGATCGTGCGCACATATGTTGCTTGCTGACCAACCGCCCAGCCGCGATCTTTGTCGGCAAACCACAAGGCAAAGAGTGGAACCGGCACTCCGGTCTCTTGCTTCTGCCAGCTTTCGCCCCCATCAGCCGTGTGGAGAATAAGACCATCTTGCCCGCTGATCCAGCCATTCTGTGCGTCAACAAACTGTATACTATACAGAGCAAGTTCCGTCCCGCTGGGTTTGGACTTCCACGTTCTTCCACCGTCTGTCGTCATCAAGATCTTCCCACTATAACCGATGACGATTGCCTTCTCCGGCGAAAGCGCTTTCACGTCAAAGAACTTGTCATTCACACCCGTAAGTGGCGTTTTGAGCGTAACCTCTTGAATATCTTGATGACAGCTCGCAACGAGAAAGAGCAGTAACGGCAACAGCCGTGCATGGGGACTGGCGCGCATACAATAAGTGCTTTCCTCAGCAGCGGAAATTTCCTCACTCTGTACCCGCTTGTCCATGACTTTGCAATGAGCCCTGGGGAAAGTAGTCAGTAGTCAGCATCCAGTAGTCAGTAGAGGAAGAATCAAACCCTCTTACCATGCTGGCTACTGGCTACTCTCTTAGGTTTCCCTTGACAGCCACTCGTCTATCCCCTAGGCGTCTGAGCGCAACCTGGTTATAATCCGCGCAACTTTTGAGTTCGGCGTTGAACGTGCTGAACTATACCAGTTACTCGAGAGGGGAGAAGCATGGCAAAAGCAGACAAGATTATCTACACGAAGACCGATGAAGCTCCGATGTTAGCCACTTATTCGTTCCTGCCAATCATCAACGCCTTTTCCAAAGCGGCAGGTGTCACTGTGGACTTGCGGGACATTTCTCTCGCGGGACGTGTGATCGCTGCGTTTCCGGAAGATCTGACCCCACAACAGCGACAACACGATGCGTTGGCAGAACTCGGCGAAATGGCCCAGACGCCCGAAGCGAACATCATCAAACTGCCGAACATCAGTGCTTCCATTCCTCAGTTAAAGGCAACGATCAAAGAACTGCAAAGCCAGGGCTACAAACTCCCTGAATATCCAGAAGACCCTAAGACCGACAAGGAACGAGAGATCAAGACACGCTATGACAAGGTCAAAGGAAGCGCCGTCAATCCGGTGCTGCGCGAAGGCAACTCTGACCGCCGCGCACCACTCTCTGTGAAAGCCTATGCTCGCAAGCATCCACATAAGATGGGCCCCTGGTCAGCGGACTCCAAGACTCATGTCTCTCACATGAAAGGCGGCGATTTCCGCTCGAATGAAAAATCCGTCACCCTGCCCGCAGCGACCGAAGCACGAATTGAATTCGTCGGGCAAGACGGCAAGGTCACGGTGCTCAAGCCAAAGTTATCGTTGCAGGCTGGTGAAGTGCTTGATGCTACCTTTATGAGCAAGAACGCCCTCCGTAAGTTCCTTGAAGAGCAGATCGAAGAATCCAAGAAACAGGGCATCCTGTTCTCATTACACCTGAAGGCCACCATGATGAAGGAATCTGATCCGAAGATCTTTGGTCATGCGGTCACTGTCTATTACAAGGATGTATTCGAGAAGCACGCCGAGACACTCAAGAAGTTAGGGGTTGATCCAGACAACGGTATCGGTGACCTGTATGCCAAGATCTCAGCGCTTCCAGAGACTCAACGCAAGGCAATCGAAGCTGACATTCAAGAGGTCTACAAGAAACGGCCACCCATGGCGATGGTGAACTCCGATAGAGGCATCACGAACCTACACGTGCCAAGTGACATCATCATTGACGCCTCCATCCCCCCGGTCGTTCGCGATTCCGGTAAGATGTACACTCCTGATGGCAAGATGCAGGACTGTAATATCGTGATTCCCGATGCTTGCTATGCGCCGGTCTACAACGAAGTCGTCGAGTTCTGTAAGAAGCAAGGCGCGTTCGACCCGAAGACGATGGGCAGCGTGCCCAACGTTGGCTTGATGGCACAGGCCGCAGAAGAATACGGCTCGCATGACAAGACCTTCAAAGCACCAGGGAATGGCACGATTCGCATTGTCGATGCCTCCGGCAAGACATTATTGGAAAGCAAGGTTGAAGAAGGTGACATCTGGAGGGCGTGCCAGGTAAAAGATGCACCAATTCAAGATTGGGTAAAACTCGCAGTGAATCGCTCGCGGGCAACCGGAGCGCCGGCGGTATTCTGGCTCAATAAGGATCGCGCCCACGATGCTGAGCTGATCAAGAAAGTGAATGCCTACCTGCCAAAGCATGATACGAGCGGCCTCGAAATCCATATCATGTCGCCAGCCGAGGCGACGCGTTTCTCCTTGGAGCGTATCAAGGAAGGCAAGGACACGATCTCTGTGACCGGTAACGTGTTGCGTGATTATCTCACCGACCTCTTCCCAATTCTTGAAATCGGCACCAGCGCCAAGATGCTCTCAATCGTTCCGTTGCTGAATGGTGGCGGGCTGTTCGAAACTGGTGCGGGCGGATCAGCACCAAAGCACGTGCAACAACTCCAAGAAGAAGGTTATCTGCGTTGGGACTCGCTTGGCGAATTCCTCGCGCTAGCCGCATCATTGGAACATCTGGCAAAAGCGGGGAACAATCCGATTGCCAAGCTTCTAGCAGATACGTTGGATCAAGCCAACGCGAAGTTCCTGGAGAGCAACAAATCCCCAGCGCGAAAGGTCGGCGAGATCGATAATCGTGGCAGCCATTTCTACCTCGCGCTCTACTGGGCGGAAGCGTTGGCTGCGCAGACGCAAGACCCCAAATTAGCCGAACGGTTCAAGAAGATTGCGAAAGATCTCGGTGATAATGTAGCAAAAATCGATGCCGAATTGCTCGCCGCACAAGGCAAGCCAGTTGACCTCGGTGGCTACTATCATCCCGATGATGCCAAGGCTGCCAAAGCAATGCGCCCAAGCCCGACGTTGAACGCGATCATCGATGCGATTGCATAGTCGAGGCAGGTTCTTATTGAGACATTGAGTCATCGAGCCATTGGGTTATTGAAAGAAAGAACAAAGAAATGTTTTCTTCAATGACCCGATGACACGATCGCTCGATCGTCCAATATCCATTACGCACAGCATGTGTCAACTTCGTCTGCATTGTGACCATGCCATTCCGCACGGAGCTTGCGCATGCCGTCAAACGTCGCAATGACGTCGATAGGTTTATCAAGTTCGTTACGGAACTCTTGATAGAGCCGCATGATGTTGGGCAGAATGCGCTCGGGTTCACGCCAGCGTGCGTACACTCCTAACTTCACATCGCGTGCAGCTTGCTCTGCGGTCATTCCCGCATCAAAACGTTTCTTGGCTTCCCGTCGGATCAACGCCAAGTATGTACGCATCTCCCGCAGTTCTTTTTTCCCGCCAATTGGACCGTGTCCGGGGACAATAGTCTCGACATCCATTTGCAGAATGCGGTCGGCAACCTTAATCCAGTTACCGACATGTCCTTGGAAAGCCAACGGAGTCACATAGTAGAAAGCGAGATCACCAGCAAACAGCACTTTGTCTTTTGGCAAGATGACAAACGCATCACCAAAGGTGTGGGCTGGCCCAAGATGTCGCAATTCAACATCGCGCCCAGCTTGATGGAAGACCATGCGGTCTTCAAACGTCACCTCTGGCACTGCCAGTTTGACCTTCGGGAACTCTGCAGCAAAACGAGGAATCCGTTTCTGGAGAGATTCAACCGGTAACCCGGTGCGCACCAGCTCTTCACGGCAGAAGGTATGACTGACAATCTCTGCTTCACCAAAGAAGGAGTTGCCACCGACATGATCAATATGATGATGGGTATTCACAAGGCGAGTGACAGGTTTCTTGGTGACTTTTTTGATGGCAGCGAGAAACCGGCGGGTCATCGACGGCACCATCAAGGCATCAACTGCCATCGCTCCGTCTTTATCGAGTAACAATCCGGCATTACTCACACCGAGTTCGCCAACGGCTTGCACATAGGCATAGACCTTGGGCGCAACTTCTTCGATGCCGGTTTTATAGTTTTCGGGAGTGATCCAGTTGTTCATAGACTGCTCTTGCTTATAGTGATCGATCCTGGTTCTCGAACTGCAACGGAACCAACGGATGAGAAACGCGCAACTCTTCTTTACCATCTTTGGTTGCTGTGACCGGAATCGTCCAGCGGACAGATTTGATAATGCAAACTCCTTCCTCACCGTCACGGCAATAGACAAAACTCACTGAGGCGCGAATCTCAGTTTTCCCTTCGCTCAGCGTAAGAGGGATCTGCAGCGGGAATTGCCCATCTTTGACCGTCGTGCGTTTCTTCGGTTGTTGCGCAGCCGTCTGAATATCGACACGATACTCCAGCGGTGAACCTGGATTGAGCTTGTACGGCGCTGGAATCTCAATGTCGAGGGTTAAGCGACTTTGGCCACTGCGTACGGTGTATGCTTGGACGTGAACTTCTTCGAGATTAGGCCAGATGTCGGCAACAGCACCTCCAGCACTCTCAGTGAGACCCGTAAGTTGAAGAGTCGTCACCTGCTTGGTACGAAGATCAGCAACACGAATCACGTGGTTGTTCGTATCGGCAATGTACATTTTGCCATCAGCGATACTGAGACCAGCAGGCTCATAGAATTGCGGCAGCTCTCCATCACGCAGTCCGGGCTTCCCCGTGCCGAGAAAGGTCACCGAGGTTTGCAACTGTGGTCCAATCGCTTTGATCTTGTGATTATACGTGTCAGCGACATACACAATGCCATTGTAGTACTCAACTCCGAGAGGGTGCTGCAACCGCACCATCTCTCCTTGTCCATCGACATCGCCAAACTCGAAGAGGGCAAGCCCAACGACCGTGGCCACATGACCGCGCGGATTGAGGCTGACCGAACGAATCGCGCTCACCTCAGAATCTGCAACGAACAGGTTCGTGCCATCAGACGTGATACCACTCGGCTGGGCAAGCGCAGCTTCCATCAGAGGGCCATCAATCCGATCTTCGTGACTCGACCCGGCATAGGGCCCAATCTCCTCGTGTTGCAGGTTCATCGCCCAGATCTGATGTGGCCCAGCCATAGCGATGTAGAGAATCCCTTTTTCCAGCGTTAGGTCCCACGGCGAGCTGAGTGCCACCTGTCGCGCCGCACCACGCTCGTACCGCCCCAAAGCTTGCACCCCAGTACCAGCAATCGTCGTCACTGTTCGTGCTTTCAAATTCAACCGCCGGAGCAGGTGATTCTCGGTATCCGCGACATAGAGCACGCCACCATCAAGAGCCATCCCTTGTGGATGATTGAAGGTCGCCTCAGCAAAGCCGCCATCTGCGGCACCGATTTCACCGGCGCCAGCAACATCGATCACTTTTCCCGCTTTCGTCGCAATAACAATCCGGTTGTGATTTGAGTCGGCGATAAACAAACGATCGTCGTTCGCGTCAGCCAACACTTTTCCAGGGAATGAAAGGACCGGCGTAGCAAAGCGCGACTTCTCTAAGGTCAGCTTGAGAGGTTCTTCGTTCAGGGTGCCACGCGCACGATGCTCCATGATCAGTCGGCCAATGAGATCATCGAGCTTGTCGTAATGGCCTTCCCCCGAGATACCACCCAACACGTAACCAAGGGGATCAATCATGACCAGCGTCGGCCATGAACGTGGTCCATAGCGTCGCCAAATCTGAAAATCCCGATCATTGACCACAGGATGCTCGATTTCATAGCGCAAAATCGCCTGGCGAATGTTGTCGGACTCGCCTTCATTGGGGAATTTCGCCGAATGCACGCCTATCACAACTAGTTGGTTTGTATACTTCGCTTCAAGTTTTTTCAGGTCAGGAATGACATGCATGCAGTTGATGCAGCAATAGGTCCAGAAATCGAGGAGAACAATCTTGCCTCGCAAACTGGTCAGGGTGATGGGATGGTCGGTGTTCAGCCAAGCAACTCCGCCCTCTAATTCGGGTGCATGAATGGGTTTGCGGGCCATAGCCTGTCCTTTCTGCGTCTGTGTCATGCGGGAGTCTGGCACGGCCAGTCGCGGCTCTCGTTTTGTCGTCACAATGACTACAGCAGCTACACTAAGAAGCGAGGCAAGAAGGATCGGAGCGATCCTCCACCACGTCTGGGATTGCAATAGCATGACTCCTCGCTGTTGTTCTGCGCGCACGCTGATTATGGCTGGCGCAATTCCAAGCCAGCAACGAAAGCGAGCAACGCGTTCGTCACGACTTCTGGCTTCTCCATCGTCATGCCGTGACCGCATTCAGGTATCATCAGCAGCCGAGAACGGGAGATCCCTCGGCTGAGCTTGACCGAACCGCCAGGAGGCGTGAGGACATCCTCCAAACCTTGCAGAATCAACGTTGGTACGTCAATGCGACCCAGCTCAGTCGTCCAATTATATGTCCCAACCGCACGGGCTGCGGCAGCATAGGCATGTGGGGTATTCTTCGCAGTTCGTTCAGCCATCACTGCCAGTTGGTTCGCGTTCGCTTTGGCAAAGCCTGGAGAAAACGCACGCGCCGCCGCCTCAGGATTCGTAGAGAACCCTCGCTGCTCGACATTATCGGCCAGCTTCAGCCACCCTTTTTGCGCCTGCTCGCCAACCTCACTAGAAGTGCTCATCAGCGTGAGGGACCGTACCAGGTCAGGGAAATCGAGCACAAACCGCTGGGCAATGACACCACCCATAGAAATGCCAGCGACGTGGGCATTCGAGATCCCGACGGCGCGACACAGGCCAGCAAGATCTCGGGCAAAGAGTTGCGGAGAATAGGGGCCAGCGGGCTTATCAGACTCGCCAAAGCCGCGCACATCCCAACGCAAGACACGGTGATGTTTTGCCACAACGGGCGTAATAGCATCCCAATCGTGTAAGCTACCACCAAGCCCGTGAATCAAAATGAGGTCTGACCCTTGTCCCTCAAGGGCATAATGCAGTCGTACACCGTCAATTGTTGTATCCATAGCTCCCTCCCACTGGAAGCCTATAAGATTCGCATGGAGCTGCCAAGAAAGGGACAGCAGGTAGCGAAAAAGGAGGAGAAATCGCTACCTGCTCTGCGGGAAAAAGAACAAATTGCTATATTTGAGGAAGGCCACGGAAGGGTTTCTTTTTTGTGTCGTCAGAAGAGGGAGCAATCTGCGCATTCTTCCAGGCCGTCAAGGACGCGCGTACCGATGAGGCCTGCAAACCAAACGTTTCACACAGATGGGTAAAGGAGAACGGCCAGGCTTCATCCTCTTCAA
This Deltaproteobacteria bacterium DNA region includes the following protein-coding sequences:
- a CDS encoding glucose 1-dehydrogenase; this translates as MPDAFDISGRVTIVTGGGTGIGADIASEFCQRGAKVLVTSRTMDHLGPVAEGIRKAGGTIEAMVCDVRQNDQVEAVVKKAVDLWGRIDVLINNAGASFVAHAHDISPNGFATIVAINLNGTFNFSRAAAKVMMEKKTGGNIINISSDSGVGGAASMSHYGAAKAGIINLTRSLAIEWAPYNIRVNCISPGPIETPGVMEVLWPTKELQDKATGATALKRFGTGREVAWPCVFFASDAASYISGANLQVDGCATSAGIPWSKLN
- a CDS encoding four helix bundle protein, translated to MATIGRFEDVQAWQKARELVREVYKLRSEGPLSRDFGLRDQLCRAAVSSMSNVAEGFARTSDKDFAHFLDVARGSAMEVQSLLYVALDVGYIEKNDFERLYQLGHETSLLIGSFVSYLRCRS
- a CDS encoding acetyl-CoA acetyltransferase translates to MNIRDKVAVIGAGCSKFGENYDMSAEDMIVSAAYDAYTDAKIDPSQIQAAWVGTLSSANAGNALADPLKLFNIPITRVENYCASGMDAFRNACMAVASGMYDIVLALGFEKLRDSGQRGLGTFGNHPVVGYGTTAPSLFAMAANRYFSTYGIDKRALAKVAMKNHHNGTMSPKAHFQMEVTEDQVVGAPLICSPLGLFDCCPTTDGAAAVIICKSELAKSFRPDPVLVKGVGLAVTSGEPYLKPGFAYTGFPATTQAAQSAYEQAGVTVKDIDLVECHDCFTITEILNIEDLGIAKKGEGWRYVEEGRAAIGGEIPVNPSGGLKSFGHPIGATGIRMIYEVSQHLWNKAGARQVKNAEVGLAHNLGGPGSVGCVTILANK
- a CDS encoding MBL fold metallo-hydrolase; the encoded protein is MVKKSCAFLIRWFRCSSRTRIDHYKQEQSMNNWITPENYKTGIEEVAPKVYAYVQAVGELGVSNAGLLLDKDGAMAVDALMVPSMTRRFLAAIKKVTKKPVTRLVNTHHHIDHVGGNSFFGEAEIVSHTFCREELVRTGLPVESLQKRIPRFAAEFPKVKLAVPEVTFEDRMVFHQAGRDVELRHLGPAHTFGDAFVILPKDKVLFAGDLAFYYVTPLAFQGHVGNWIKVADRILQMDVETIVPGHGPIGGKKELREMRTYLALIRREAKKRFDAGMTAEQAARDVKLGVYARWREPERILPNIMRLYQEFRNELDKPIDVIATFDGMRKLRAEWHGHNADEVDTCCA
- a CDS encoding redoxin domain-containing protein: MARKPIHAPELEGGVAWLNTDHPITLTSLRGKIVLLDFWTYCCINCMHVIPDLKKLEAKYTNQLVVIGVHSAKFPNEGESDNIRQAILRYEIEHPVVNDRDFQIWRRYGPRSWPTLVMIDPLGYVLGGISGEGHYDKLDDLIGRLIMEHRARGTLNEEPLKLTLEKSRFATPVLSFPGKVLADANDDRLFIADSNHNRIVIATKAGKVIDVAGAGEIGAADGGFAEATFNHPQGMALDGGVLYVADTENHLLRRLNLKARTVTTIAGTGVQALGRYERGAARQVALSSPWDLTLEKGILYIAMAGPHQIWAMNLQHEEIGPYAGSSHEDRIDGPLMEAALAQPSGITSDGTNLFVADSEVSAIRSVSLNPRGHVATVVGLALFEFGDVDGQGEMVRLQHPLGVEYYNGIVYVADTYNHKIKAIGPQLQTSVTFLGTGKPGLRDGELPQFYEPAGLSIADGKMYIADTNNHVIRVADLRTKQVTTLQLTGLTESAGGAVADIWPNLEEVHVQAYTVRSGQSRLTLDIEIPAPYKLNPGSPLEYRVDIQTAAQQPKKRTTVKDGQFPLQIPLTLSEGKTEIRASVSFVYCRDGEEGVCIIKSVRWTIPVTATKDGKEELRVSHPLVPLQFENQDRSL
- a CDS encoding NADP-dependent isocitrate dehydrogenase; the protein is MAKADKIIYTKTDEAPMLATYSFLPIINAFSKAAGVTVDLRDISLAGRVIAAFPEDLTPQQRQHDALAELGEMAQTPEANIIKLPNISASIPQLKATIKELQSQGYKLPEYPEDPKTDKEREIKTRYDKVKGSAVNPVLREGNSDRRAPLSVKAYARKHPHKMGPWSADSKTHVSHMKGGDFRSNEKSVTLPAATEARIEFVGQDGKVTVLKPKLSLQAGEVLDATFMSKNALRKFLEEQIEESKKQGILFSLHLKATMMKESDPKIFGHAVTVYYKDVFEKHAETLKKLGVDPDNGIGDLYAKISALPETQRKAIEADIQEVYKKRPPMAMVNSDRGITNLHVPSDIIIDASIPPVVRDSGKMYTPDGKMQDCNIVIPDACYAPVYNEVVEFCKKQGAFDPKTMGSVPNVGLMAQAAEEYGSHDKTFKAPGNGTIRIVDASGKTLLESKVEEGDIWRACQVKDAPIQDWVKLAVNRSRATGAPAVFWLNKDRAHDAELIKKVNAYLPKHDTSGLEIHIMSPAEATRFSLERIKEGKDTISVTGNVLRDYLTDLFPILEIGTSAKMLSIVPLLNGGGLFETGAGGSAPKHVQQLQEEGYLRWDSLGEFLALAASLEHLAKAGNNPIAKLLADTLDQANAKFLESNKSPARKVGEIDNRGSHFYLALYWAEALAAQTQDPKLAERFKKIAKDLGDNVAKIDAELLAAQGKPVDLGGYYHPDDAKAAKAMRPSPTLNAIIDAIA
- a CDS encoding 3-hydroxy-3-methylglutaryl CoA synthase is translated as MAGIVSFGTYVPNYRLPREIMAKEWGIPSLGGERTVANFDEDSLTLAVNAAVDAFGSRDPKSLAGVFFASTTSPYREKQAAVTVATVLEASEEIRTIDFTDSLRAGTSALLTALDLVTPGKNILVCAGDSRMGEPDSQQEQTFGDAGGAILVGTENVIAEVVGTYTISQEFLGTWRTEEQDYLKSFPGGFETKFGYNRFIAASVQGVLKKCNLTAKDLANAAIAAPSQRVLQSVLKGLGLDAKSQVQDTFWNTIGDAGTAQPLVLLAAVLERAKPGDLILAVGYGDGGDAAVFRVTDAIAGFKAVRSVYSQIEIKRTLPSYGKYARFRKLMKKDYTTTDVSTPVVLLRDQKEILPLHGGKCPKCGTIQFPIHRICIECGYRDGLQEVKLPRKGSVFTFTHDYLTETPDPPTTHVVVDLDGGGRVYVQLTDCEPERVQVGMPLELTFRKYHEGYGLKNYFWKARPVNK